From Cydia fagiglandana chromosome 24, ilCydFagi1.1, whole genome shotgun sequence, a single genomic window includes:
- the LOC134676525 gene encoding phosphate carrier protein, mitochondrial, with the protein MFSSLLEAARSSPFHGPLTPAKCDAIAAPSQAMAANAAAELGDSCEFGSMKYFALCGLGGILSCGITHTAVVPLDLVKCRLQVDADKYKNVVHGFKVSVREEGMRGLAKGWAPTFIGYSLQGLCKFGLYEVFKVGYNNLLDEETAYTYRTFVYLAASASAEFFADIALSPLEAAKVRIQTMPGFANTLREAWPKMVQNEGYGTFYKGLAPLWGRQIPYTMMKFACFEKTVELLYKYVVPKPRAACSKGEQLVVTFAAGYIAGVFCAIVSHPADTVVSKLNQDKTATVGSIVSKLGFAGVWKGLGPRIIMIGTLTALQWFIYDAVKVWLRMPRPPPAEMPESMRKRLEAEGKLN; encoded by the exons ATGTTCTCCTCACTGCTGGAGGCGGCGCGCAGCTCGCCGTTCCACGGCCCGCTCACTCCTGCTAAATGTGATGCCATCGCCGCCCCCTCACAG GCCATGGCCGCCAACGCGGCGGCGGAGCTGGGTGACTCCTGCGAGTTCGGCTCCATGAAGTACTTCGCGCTCTGCGGCCTCGGAGGCATCCTGTCCTGCG GCATCACCCACACGGCCGTGGTGCCGCTCGACCTGGTCAAGTGTCGGCTGCAGGTGGACGCCGATAAATACAAGAATGTGGTGCACGGGTTCAAGGTCTCCGTGCGGGAGGAGGGCATGAGAGGGCTGGCCAAGGGCTGGGCGCCCACCTTCATCGGATACTCCCTGCAG GGTCTGTGCAAGTTCGGTCTGTACGAGGTCTTCAAGGTCGGGTACAACAACCTGCTGGACGAGGAGACCGCCTACACCTACCGCACGTTCGTCTACCTCGCCGCTTCGGCGTCGGCCGAGTTCTTCGCCGACATCGCGCTCTCGCCCCTAGAGGCCGCtaag GTCCGCATCCAGACTATGCCCGGCTTCGCCAACACGCTCCGCGAGGCGTGGCCCAAGATGGTCCAGAACGAGGGCTACGGGACCTTCTACAAGGGCCTGGCCCCGCTGTGGGGCCGGCAGATCCCCTACACCATGATGAAGTTCGCCTGCTTCGAGAAGACTGTGGAGCTGCTCTATAAG TATGTGGTGCCGAAGCCCCGCGCTGCGTGCTCGAAGGGCGAGCAGCTGGTGGTGACGTTCGCGGCCGGATACATCGCCGGCGTGTTCTGCGCCATCGTCTCCCACCCCGCCGACACGGTCGTCTCCAAGCTCAACCAG GACAAGACCGCTACCGTCGGCTCCATCGTGAGCAAGCTCGGCTTCGCCGGAGTGTGGAAGGGTCTCGGCCCCAGGATCATCATGATCGGTACCCTCACCGCGCTGCAGTGGTTCATCTACGACGCCGTCAAG GTGTGGCTGCGCATGCCGAGGCCGCCGCCCGCCGAGATGCCCGAGTCCATGCGCAAGCGGCTCGAGGCCGAGGGCAAACTCAACTAA
- the LOC134676564 gene encoding zinc finger protein 664-like, with protein MEMVWVKEEPLWEAAAEPEGSPGRAENPAPHDDVAAAPQPESGIVSVKQEPVSEDATGEPGEAQCGVQPQDELVQEHVRVKIEVECVKRESAGEGEGQGEEAEGGSRTASEGEKETAQEGTQTPQESGQAQEQARDSQPTNHGHVSRGPNSCEICGKEFKQSYNIKAHMRIHSGDKPYACDMCDKRFMTPRDLKTHERTHTGEKPYMCKICKKVFSQLGNLKTHERTHTGDKPHSCKICNKEFAETSSLKKHERIHTGEKPYSCEICRREFRLSSMLTKHKRVHMEEKPYACGFCSKQFVLQGDLQIHVRIHTGDRPYVCGTCDKEFTRPNTLKRHERIHTGEKLYCCEVCQKEFTNSSDLKKHRRIHTGEKPYSCEICKKEFTGSSSYHRHKLVHTGEKPYSCEICHKEFRQTSSLKDHLRIHTGEKPYVCDLCNKDFRELSGLRRHKRTHTR; from the exons ATGGAGATGGTGTGGGTGAAGGAGGAGCCTCTGTGGGAAGCCGCGGCGGAGCCCGAGGGCTCCCCGGGACGCGCAGAGAACCCAGCCCCGCATG ACGATGTTGCAGCCGCCCCACAGCCGGAGTCTGGAATCGTGTCAGTAAAGCAGGAGCCCGTATCAGAGGACGCCACAGGCGAGCCCGGCGAGGCCCAGTGTGGAGTGCAGCCACAGGATGAGCTGGTTCAGGAACACG TTCGAGTCAAGATTGAAGTGGAGTGTGTGAAGCGGGAGTCCGCGGGGGAGGGAGAGGGGCAGGGGGAGGAGGCGGAGGGTGGGAGCCGGACAGCCAGCGAGGGCGAGAAGGAGACCGCGCAGGAAGGGACACAAACACCGCAAG AGTCTGGTCAAGCACAAGAGCAAGCGCGCGACTCGCAACCGACCAATCACGGTCATGTGAGCCGCGGGCCCAACTCGTGCGAGATCTGCGGCAAGGAGTTCAAGCAATCCTACAACATCAAGGCTCACATGAGAATACACAGCGGCGACAAACCCTACGCCTGCGATATGTGCGACAAACGCTTCATGACGCCGCGCGACCTGAAGACACACGAACGGACGCACACCGGGGAAAAACCCTACATGTGTAAGATCTGTAAAAAAGTATTTTCACAATTGGGAAATTTAAAGACACACGAGCGGACACACACGGGCGACAAACCACACTCCTGTAAAATATGCAATAAAGAATTTGCGGAGACGAGTAGTTTGAAAAAACATGAGCGTATTCACACTGGTGAAAAGCCGTATTCGTGCGAAATATGTAGAAGAGAGTTCCGGTTATCGAGTATGTTAACTAAACATAAAAGAGTTCACATGGAAGAAAAACCATACGCCTGTGGTTTTTGTAGCAAGCAGTTTGTGCTACAGGGAGATCTACAAATACATGTCCGTATACACACGGGTGACAGACCCTACGTGTGCGGAACATGCGACAAGGAGTTTACACGACCGAATACTTTGAAGCGACATGAACGAATTCACACAGGCGAAAAACTGTACTGCTGTGAAGTCTGTCAAAAAGAGTTTACTAATTCCAGTGATTTAAAAAAGCATCGGCGAATACACACTGGTGAAAAGCCGTACTCATGTGAAATCTGTAAAAAAGAGTTTACGGGCTCGAGCAGTTATCACAGGCATAAACTAGTTCACACAGGGGAGAAGCCGTATTCGTGCGAGATTTGCCATAAGGAGTTCAGGCAAACGAGTAGTTTAAAGGATCATTTACGAATCCATACCGGTGAAAAGCCTTACGTGTGTGATTTATGTAATAAAGACTTTAGGGAATTGAGCGGTCTAAGAAGGCATAAACGAACTCACACGAGGTAA
- the LOC134676086 gene encoding zinc finger protein 835-like, translated as MSLELECRIKQEPGLEPDHQVVNGRVLVKHELVVYIKEEPQCSASEGSVVSLTSRQNNLPVKELMAGSGTLQQSGDGLCADTREAKPEIATVRVKQELIDQGDLKQEISPDVVYQIKVERIDDAGEGCQLEIPVEQGGLDTSPDVKVFGTDTSPGVKVIGTDTSPGVKVIGLNTSPDMKVVGPDSSPGVKVIETDTSPGVKQVMRPDSSSGVRITGTDTNPVKVVQPTQGSMQGKQARTQFKVRDNSAAKASPERRQKTKENGEASTKKRIKRQPGPHLCDVCNKEFKKANKLVIHKRTHTGERPYACNICHKQFSYSNGLKVHLRTHTGEKPHVCQTCNKRFGQWSSLKAHERIHTGEKPYSCEICKKEFAQLNNLNKHQLVHTEIKQYSCEVCKKEFKDNNSLKRHEPIHIDEKLFPCGKCNKHFATARHLRDHERAHTRKRRRHSSGTS; from the exons ATGTCGCTGGAGCTGGAATGTCGCATCAAGCAGGAGCCTGGTCTTGAGCCCGACCACCAGG TTGTCAATGGCCGAGTACTCGTGAAGCATGAATTGGTGGTGTACATAAAGGAGGAGCCCCAATGCTCGGCCAGCGAGGGCTCAGTTGTCTCGCTAACTAGCCGTCAGAACAACCTTCCAGTCAAGGAGCTAATGGCAGGATCAGGAACCCTACAGCAATCAGGTGATGGACTCTGTG CGGACACCAGAGAAGCTAAACCGGAGATCGCCACAGTTCGCGTCAAGCAAGAGCTGATCGATCAGGGGGACTTAAAGCAGGAGATATCGCCAGACGTAGTCTATCAGATCAAAGTTGAGCGCATAGACGACGCCGGAGAGGGATGCCAGCTGGAGATACCTGTGGAGCAAGGTGGACTGGATACAAGCCCTGATGTGAAGGTTTTTGGAACAGATACAAGCCCTGGTGTGAAGGTCATTGGAACGGATACAAGCCCTGGTGTGAAGGTCATAGGACTGAATACTAGCCCTGATATGAAGGTTGTTGGACCGGATTCAAGCCCTGGTGTGAAGGTCATTGAAACGGATACAAGCCCTGGTGTGAAGCAGGTCATGAGACCGGATTCAAGTTCTGGTGTGAGGATCACTGGAACGGATACAAACCCTGTGAAGGTCGTGCAACCCACACAGGGGAGCATGCAGGGAAAGCAGGCCCGCACTCAATTCAAAG TGCGTGATAATTCCGCTGCGAAGGCGTCTCCCGAGCGACGGcagaaaacaaaagaaaacgGTGAAGCGTCTACAAAGAAACGAATAAAAAGGCAACCCGGGCCTCACCTGTGTGACGTATGTAACAAGGAGTTCAAGAAAGCGAACAAGTTAGTAATACACAAGCGAACACACACAGGGGAGAGGCCCTACGCCTGCAACATATGCCACAAACAGTTCTCGTATTCGAACGGTTTGAAAGTACACTTAAGAACACACACCGGGGAAAAGCCACACGTGTGCCAAACGTGCAACAAAAGATTTGGGCAGTGGAGCTCTTTGAAAGCCCACGAAAGAATTCACACAGGTGAGAAACCATATTCATGCGAAATCTGTAAAAAAGAATTTGCGCAACTGAATAACCTGAACAAACATCAGCTCGTTCACACTGAAATAAAGCAATATTCGTGCGAAGTATGTAAAAAAGAGTTCAAAGATAATAATAGTTTAAAAAGACATGAACCGATTCACATAGATGAAAAACTTTTTCCATGTGGGAAATGTAATAAACACTTTGCAACGGCGCGCCATTTAAGGGACCATGAGCGGGCGCACACAAGGAAGAGAAGACGCCATTCTAGCGGGACGAGTTAA